One genomic segment of Hordeum vulgare subsp. vulgare chromosome 2H, MorexV3_pseudomolecules_assembly, whole genome shotgun sequence includes these proteins:
- the LOC123429115 gene encoding chalcone synthase 2 — protein sequence MAATMTVEEVRKAQRAEGPATVLAIGTATPANCVYQADYPDYYFKVTKSDHMADLKEKFKRMCDKSQIRKRYMHLTEEILQENPNMCAYMAPSLDARQDIVVVEVPKLGKAAAQKAIKEWGQPRSKITHLVFCTTSGVDMPGADYQLTKMLGLRPSVKRLMMYQQGCFAGGTVLRLAKDLAENNRGARVLVVCSEITAVTFRGPHESHLDSLVGQALFGDGAAAVIIGADPDVSVERPLFQLVSASQTILPDSEGAIDGHLREVGLTFHLLKDVPGLISKNIERALEDAFKPLGIDDWNSVFWIAHPGGPAILDMVEAKVNLNKERMRATRHVLSEYGNMSSACVLFIMDEMRKRSAEDGHTTTGEGMDWGVLFGFGPGLTVETVVLHSVPVTA from the exons ATGGCGGCGACGATGACGGTGGAGGAGGTGAGGAAGGCGCAGCGGGCGGAGGGGCCGGCCACGGTGCTGGCGATCGGCACGGCGACCCCGGCGAACTGCGTGTATCAGGCCGACTACCCGGACTACTACTTCAAGGTCACCAAGAGCGACCACATGGCCGACCTCAAGGAGAAGTTCAAGAGGATGT GTGACAAATCGCAGATCAGGAAGAGGTACATGCACCTAACGGAGGAGATCCTACAGGAAAACCCCAACATGTGCGCCTACATGGCGCCGTCTCTGGACGCGCGCCAGGATATTGTGGTTGTCGAGGTCCCGAAGCTCGGGAAGGCGGCGGCGCAAAAGGCGATCAAGGAGTGGGGACAGCCACGGTCTAAGATCACCCACCTCGTCTTCTGCACCACCTCCGGTGTGGATATGCCGGGGGCCGACTaccagctgaccaagatgctcggTCTTCGCCCGTCCGTGAAGCGCCTCATGATGTATCAACAGGGATGCTTCGCCGGCGGGACGGTGCTTCGCCTAGCCAAAGACCTTGCTGAGAACAACCGAGGCGCGCGCGTGCTCGTGGTCTGCTCGGAGATCACCGCGGTGACCTTCCGTGGCCCGCACGAGTCCCACCTCGACTCACTCGTGGGTCAGGCGCTCTTTGGTGATGGTGCAGCCGCGGTGATCATCGGTGCAGACCCCGACGTGTCCGTCGAGCGCCCCCTATTCCAGCTGGTATCTGCGAGCCAGACGATTCTGCCAGACTCAGAGGGTGCCATCGACGGCCACCTCCGGGAGGTCGGCCTCACCTTCCACCTCCTCAAGGATGTGCCTGGGCTCATCTCCAAGAACATCGAGCGCGCCCTAGAGGACGCCTTCAAGCCATTGGGTATCGATGATTGGAACTCCGTCTTCTGGATAGCGCACCCCGGCGGGCCAGCAATCCTTGACATGGTTGAGGCCAAGGTAAACCTCAACAAGGAACGGATGCGCGCCACCAGGCATGTCCTCTCCGAATATGGCAACATGTCAAGCGCATGCGTTCTCTTCATCATGGACGAAATGCGCAAACGGTCCGCTGAGGATGGGCACACCACAACCGGAGAGGGAATGGACTGGGGAGTTCTAttcggctttggtcccggcctcaCCGTCGAGACGGTCGTCCTCCATAGCGTCCCCGTCACTGCCTAG
- the LOC123424367 gene encoding 1-aminocyclopropane-1-carboxylate oxidase homolog 1-like translates to MSAAYDRKADLRALDSTCSGVRGLAASGITQLPRIFRVPDHHHESPPPQALTQESPSSAVNIPVIDLGSPDRAAVVAAVRRAAAEWGFFQVTGHCVPLESMAAATDAARGFHEADGGEGSDKARLYSREPGKAVKYHCNFDLYQSPVANWRDTLYLRMAPDPPDRGDLPDSCRDVLFEYAHQVKNLGNNLFDLLSEALGLKPSYLTDIECNQGQVIVCHYYPPCPQPELAIGTSQHSDYGFLTILLQDDIGGLQVLHDEQWVDVTPTPGAFIVNIGDFLQLITNDEFKSVEHRVLAKNAAPRVSIACFFSTQFHPASTRMYGPIRELLSIEKPPLYRETLVRDYVKHYYSIGLDGKTAISDFRL, encoded by the exons ATGTCCGCCGCCTACGACCGCAAGGCCGACCTCCGAGCGCTGGACAGCACCTGCTCCGGCGTCCGCGGCCTCGCCGCCTCCGGCATCACGCAGCTCCCACGCATTTTCCGCGTCCCCGACCACCACCACGAATCACCGCCACCGCAAGCTCTCACCCAAGAATCACCCTCGTCAGCTGTGAACATTCCGGTGATTGACCTCGGCAGCCCCGACCGCGCCGCCGTCGTGGCTGCCGTCCGCCGGGCCGCAGCGGAATGGGGATTCTTCCAGGTGACGGGCCACTGCGTACCTCTCGAGTCAATGGCCGCGGCGACGGACGCGGCGCGGGGATTCCACGAAGCCGACGGCGGCGAGGGCAGCGATAAGGCCAGGCTCTACTCGCGGGAGCCTGGCAAGGCCGTCAAGTACCACTGCAACTTCGACCTGTACCAGTCGCCGGTGGCCAACTGGCGCGACACGCTCTACCTCCGCATGGCCCCTGACCCGCCCGACCGCGGCGACCTGCCGGACAGCTGCCG CGATGTGTTGTTTGAATACGCCCACCAAGTAAAGAACTTGGGGAACAATTTGTTCGATCTGCTCTCAGAAGCTCTTGGGCTCAAACCGAGCTACCTGACAGATATAGAGTGCAACCAAGGACAGGTCATTGTATGCCACTATTACCCTCCATGCCCCCAGCCTGAACTAGCCATCGGGACGAGCCAACATTCAGACTATGGCTTCCTAACTATACTTCTCCAAGACGACATTGGTGGCCTTCAAGTCCTCCATGATGAACAGTGGGTCGATGTCACACCGACACCTGGAGCATTCATTGTGAACATCGGCGATTTCTTACAG CTGATCACCAACGACGAGTTCAAGAGTGTGGAACATAGAGTTTTGGCGAAGAACGCTGCACCGAGGGTATCGATCGCGTGCTTCTTCAGCACACAATTCCACCCTGCCTCGACGAGGATGTATGGTCCAATCAGGGAGTTGTTATCCATTGAGAAACCACCGTTGTACAGGGAGACCCTTGTCAGGGATTACGTGAAGCATTATTACTCCATCGGGTTAGATGGAAAAACCGCGATCTCTGATTTCAGGTTGTGA